From the Sphingobacteruim zhuxiongii genome, the window AATTGTGCTTGTAAGGCAGGGTCTTTGTCTAACATCGCATCGGGATTGGTCACGAAGTTCATCACCCATTCTGGTTTACGACGTTCTGTTACGCCTTTCCACCCTGGACCAACTAATTTCTCATCAGTTAGCTTGTGGCATGACGCACATTTTACATCTGCAACAAGTTTTCCCTTTGCTGCCAAATCTTTGTCGAGTGCTGTCCCGATTTGAACATCCTTGAATTTTCCTTCGCCGCGATGTTCATCATAGGAACCCGCATCAGTGCTTGCTGGACTGCTCGCTTCCGAGGAAGCGCTTTCCGCATTTTTGCTCTCTGTGTTGTTTGATGAACACGCATACATAAACAGCGCGATCAAACAGAATACCATTAGTTTTTTCATAGTTTGTCAGTTTTCCAATCTCTTTCGAGACTATGTATTATTGTTATGACAAAACTACTTTGAAGGCTTGTAGTGATTTTATGCGTTCAATCATATTCGCATTTCTAAAGCGTAAAAATCAATTGTAAATATTTGACTATCAATACATTAATGGCCATTATGATACTGATCACATATTAGCATGATGAAAGTCAGTCGATTTATTTAGACTAGTCAATAATTTTATTGCCGAAACGATTAATTACTTACTTCTAGACAATGATTCCAATCGAATTACTTTTGGACAAAGGGGCAGTCACGAAACAAGTTGATTCTGGTCAAATAATATATTATGAGAATAGTGCTTGTAATTACTATTATCAGATTATTTCTGGTCGTGTACGGCTCAGTAATTTTATGATTGATGGCCGAGAAGTACTACATAAAGTGGTTTGTGCGAACGATGGTTTTGGTGAGGTTGCTATTTTCGATGAAGGTTTACATGGAATCACTGCTGTTGCGGATTGCCAGACAACGCTCATAAAGATCAGTAAAGATTCGTTTAGAGAAATTCTAAAAGAGTATCATAGTTTCTACCAATACTTCGCTCAGAAAATAGCGAAAGATCTTCATTTTAAGCAGTTTCTGACGAGCCTTGTTTGCAACTTTGGACCAGAAGAAATTTTAAGTAAGCTGATTCATAAGTTAAATGAGAATACGAATCTGATTTGTCATGAATGTCATCGTTTGATGTTGACTCGCCAACAATTAGCCAATATGACGGGTCTTCGAGTAGAAACGATCATCCGTACGATGAAACAAATGGAAAAGAAAGATAAGCTACAAATTGTTAAAGGTAAAGTCTATATACCGGCAGATGGCATAGGGTAACTAATTAAGACCTTTACTTTCAGAAAAACTTCCCTGCATAAAACATTTATTAGATTGAAACGAAAGAAAGTCAGCGCGACATTATAGAAGCGCTGACTACACACTAACACATGATAGACTAAGGGGTTTGTCTATCCCCATATTATTGGGATTTTGCAACGAATTGCGAGAAGTATATTGTACCATTCAATGCTCAAACATCTTGAATTTGCTAATGCTTATTGCTAGTTAGCAGACTCACGTTTTGATGAGCTTATCATTGTGTCAGGAAATTCAAGCGCAGCACTTAGCTGCGCTAAATTTCCAGAAAGCACATGCAACAGTATTATGATTTATCTATACCGTTGTAATGTGAAGTTGCCACCAACAAGGCAAATATGTTTCCGAAGATTACTGAATTATATGCTTGATAAGTTGCTGCAGCTTTCGGATAATCCATTGATCCAAATGCGGCAGCATTCCCATAGGCCGTATGTGGCACAGGGAAGTCGCTTCCATCGGTCGTCGTCGCAAATGGTTCAAGAAGATATCCAGGATACTGACCATTGCGTAGCTCTGAGGAGAGGAAACCCGTATCCCCTACAAAGAAGAGGTGCTTGGTTTTATGGCGGAACATGCTCATTCCTGTCTGTGGTGCATAATTTCTCGATGTATTCGAATATTCAATTACTTGTCCAGGAGGAATGTCTTTAACATATAACGTTGCGGAAAAATCCTGCCCCCATGTCTTCCCTCGAACATCACCAAAGCGCCAATTCAAAACATCGGCATCCTCGTTCGTCATCGTATAAATTGCACCGCCACTATCGTAATTCGCTGTAGAAACCGTATTTCCGAAAATAGATTTCATAAAATTATCAACGTAGACATTGGTGTTTTCGATCATCAAGAATACAACTCCACCCCTTCTGATATACTCTGCAAGCGCATTGTAATCATCAGTAGCGAACCCAGTAAACATACCCGCAATAATGATATCCGGATAATTTGCCGGATTAGCCAATCGGTTTTTCAACGCATTTGTGGCCGCTAAGATAGTTTCACTTTGAAATCCTTCAATACGTAAATAGTTACTTTTGGGACCAAAATTACTTGGATTCTGAAGAAATCCCCCTGATGCTCTCAATGGGTTCGAGGCGGCATAACTAAAGTGGGAGTTTCCTTCTACATGCAATACTGTCTTAAGCGGGAATACTTTCCACATCTCTAACATACCTTTCAAGATCTTACCTTTGGAAGAGCCTGCAAACGCTCCGAACTCTACGAGTCCAGCAGATGGGAACTTCGTTGTCAATACTTCTACGTCATCGTTTATTAAGCGAATAGACAAGTCCGTAAATTGAACTTTGTAGCTCGTCAAATTAATTGCTGATGTATAACATTTTGCTATTTGTATACGATTCGAAGTAGAATCTAACTTCTCAAATTTTAGATTGCCAACATTTTCAACCGTCATCTGCTGATCGAACTCACCAGTAAGAATATTAAAATTACCAGTCATAATGCAATCGCCAGAAAACTCAGCGGCTAAAGATTCGATTCCGCCAAAAAGACCACGCGTATCTACTTCGACCTGTAACTGTGCAAGTTGATGCTTGAAATTAATAGATATTGGTGTCGTACCGACAGTGCTTGCATTTACAATACCACTCGCATACAACAAAGGTAAATTCGTTTTAGAAACGATTGTTGGATTTGCCAAATCTGGCGCGGGAATCACATCTTCCGTATTGTAAGAATATGCAAACCACTTATAATCTTGGCCTTTATAAACATCGATTTCAAGTAGCGTCCCTGCGGTCGCAATTTCCGAACTTTCTATTTTATTATTACTCGTATTCACCAATATGATACGATACTTTGTGCCCGTTTGCATCTGTGTAACGGCAGCACGAAGACCATTTGAACTCGATACTGTTCTAGATTTTATAACCGAAGGCGTAATGATACTCGTTTCTTCACTTAGGTCTTTAACAGATGAAACGATATCTAAAGTAAAATCACTTACTTCAACGGATTCTACGTTTTTGTTATCTATAGCATTCAAGGCAATGCCACGTGCGCTCGCTGCTCCGGATGCAAACGTTGAAGAGTTTGGGTCATCTTGAGCCATGATACCAGCCACACTGATAACTAGTTTGCCTGGCTCCCCACTGACTACTGCCTTATCTTTTGCGCATGAACTTAATAAGGAGGAACTCAAGAGTAGGGAAATGAAAAAATAAAACATCCTCGATGTTTCATTAATAGTTAGTGTATATATATATGCCATTATATTAATCTTGGAAATCCCATTCCTTATGTATAACTTCTTCTGTTTCGTCTGTAATCCAGGGATTACTACCAACAGTATCTCCGCCTGGGCTGACCATTGCAGAACTTGCTGCAATACTACTTTCAAACTCTATGATATCGACTGCTAAGCGCGGAGGAATGTATTGCTTTCGTCTCTTTTTTTGTTCACTCATTTTTCTTTGTTATTGTTAAAAATTTTTCACAGGTTAACCGAGGACAAAAATCTTTAATTAAAAATATTAGCGAGCAAAACAATATACTACACCCATACTATGAGTGCATACAACACAGATACTACATCAAAACAACAATAATAACAACCTGATTTAAAGCGTATTATAATACACTAGATCATCATTGAGCAATAAAACTGAAAAATTAAGACTTTCTTTTTTAAGGAATAATTGAGATAATTTCAAGACTTTTTAAGAGATGCTTTCAATCCAGAGATAGAGATCTTCGTGCGATGAGAGATGAAAGGATTTTCTTAATCTATTTTTCTTGGTTTGAACACTTCGAACTGCTAAATGTGTATAAGTTGCTATGTCTTTTGTAGTGAAGCCAAGCTTTAGTAAAGCACAGAGCTTGAACTCCTCACTCGTCATTTCTGGGTTTATTTCAAAGAGCTTAGAATAGACTTCTGGGAAAACTTCTTTAAAGAGCGGAATAAATAAAGCACTATTTTCCATAGCTAGATTAATTAGTTTCTCCAGTTGTGCAGTGGTCGATGTATGTT encodes:
- a CDS encoding c-type cytochrome, which codes for MKKLMVFCLIALFMYACSSNNTESKNAESASSEASSPASTDAGSYDEHRGEGKFKDVQIGTALDKDLAAKGKLVADVKCASCHKLTDEKLVGPGWKGVTERRKPEWVMNFVTNPDAMLDKDPALQAQLELCLVRMPNQNISDEEARQVFEYMRQNDGVK
- a CDS encoding Crp/Fnr family transcriptional regulator, with amino-acid sequence MIPIELLLDKGAVTKQVDSGQIIYYENSACNYYYQIISGRVRLSNFMIDGREVLHKVVCANDGFGEVAIFDEGLHGITAVADCQTTLIKISKDSFREILKEYHSFYQYFAQKIAKDLHFKQFLTSLVCNFGPEEILSKLIHKLNENTNLICHECHRLMLTRQQLANMTGLRVETIIRTMKQMEKKDKLQIVKGKVYIPADGIG
- a CDS encoding helix-turn-helix transcriptional regulator, which produces MAIIFIFNERTNYLYALVLIAIIFFFFYLTQIREVQVLNNEFRESSKTSKTTRIHTFIQIICFIGFNAYLLVSKNKEITRLFSQKERSEKIIEQLNNKLKHTSTTAQLEKLINLAMENSALFIPLFKEVFPEVYSKLFEINPEMTSEEFKLCALLKLGFTTKDIATYTHLAVRSVQTKKNRLRKSFHLSSHEDLYLWIESIS